In the genome of Neovison vison isolate M4711 chromosome 3, ASM_NN_V1, whole genome shotgun sequence, one region contains:
- the ATP5MC3 gene encoding ATP synthase F(0) complex subunit C3, mitochondrial, which yields MFTCAKLACTPALIRAGSRVAYRPISASVLSRPEARTGEGSTVFNGAQNGVSQLIQREFQTSAISRDIDTAAKFIGAGAATVGVAGSGAGIGTVFGSLIIGYARNPSLKQQLFSYAILGFALSEAMGLFCLMVAFLILFAM from the exons ATGTTCACCTGCGCCAAGCTCGCCTGCACCCCTGCTCTG atCCGAGCTGGATCCAGAGTTGCATACAGACCAATTTCTGCATCAGTGTTATCTCGACCAGAGGCTAGGACTGGAGAG ggCTCTACGGTATTTAATGGAGCCCAGAATGGTGTGTCTCAACTAATCCAGAGGGAGTTTCAGACCAGTGCAATAAGCAGAGACATTGATACTGCTGCCAAATTTATTGGTGCAGGTGCTGCAACAGTGGGAGTGGCTGGTTCTGGTGCTGGTATTGGAACAGTCTTTGGCAGCCTTATCATTGGTTATGCCAG AAACCCTTCGCTGAAGCAGCAGCTGTTCTCATATGCTATCCTGGGATTTGCCTTGTCTGAAGCTATGGGTCTCTTTTGTTTGATGGTtgctttcttgattttgtttGCCATGTAA